One Sphingobacteruim zhuxiongii DNA window includes the following coding sequences:
- a CDS encoding LacI family DNA-binding transcriptional regulator has protein sequence MRITLKDIAKELNLSASTVSKALSDSYEISAETKKLVKEYAAKHNFRPNKIAQNLKTGRSNTIGVVMCSISNNFVAQLLDGIQTASEAGHYDIIIMQSRNLESLEKQAIEVLRMRGIDGLLLVPMASNSSEKELKELQAAGIPVVIVDRTFHSLDTHKVGANNFYGAYQATKHLLERGKKNIYHLTVKGLGVSEERLKGYNAALEEAGIPVNPAQVIAIDQSTGRSVEELIKEAIHPLLASATRPDALFCATDEITSRTLGILADLAVVVPQEIAVIGFSNTPNANALNPALSAVVQPARLMGEIGVLKLNELMKSKNKEVEFETIALATELVIRKSSL, from the coding sequence ATGAGAATAACCCTAAAAGATATAGCCAAAGAATTAAATCTTTCTGCTTCGACTGTTTCGAAAGCCCTTTCTGATAGTTATGAAATCAGTGCCGAGACGAAGAAATTAGTGAAGGAATATGCTGCTAAGCATAATTTTCGTCCGAATAAAATTGCTCAAAATCTAAAAACAGGCAGATCAAATACCATTGGTGTAGTCATGTGTAGTATCAGTAATAATTTTGTTGCGCAACTTTTAGATGGAATTCAAACAGCATCGGAAGCGGGACATTACGATATTATCATTATGCAAAGCCGGAATTTAGAGAGTTTAGAAAAACAAGCTATCGAGGTATTACGTATGCGGGGTATCGATGGGCTGCTATTGGTTCCGATGGCATCGAACTCTAGCGAAAAGGAGCTTAAGGAATTGCAGGCTGCTGGAATTCCAGTGGTTATAGTGGATCGTACATTTCATAGCTTAGATACGCATAAGGTTGGTGCAAATAATTTTTACGGTGCATATCAAGCCACAAAGCATCTATTGGAGCGCGGAAAGAAGAATATCTACCACTTAACAGTGAAGGGTCTTGGTGTCAGCGAAGAACGTCTAAAGGGCTATAATGCGGCGCTCGAGGAAGCTGGTATTCCGGTTAATCCTGCACAAGTTATTGCTATAGATCAATCTACTGGGCGCAGTGTCGAAGAGTTAATTAAAGAGGCAATACATCCGCTTCTAGCATCTGCAACACGTCCAGATGCGCTTTTCTGTGCTACCGACGAGATTACTTCCCGAACATTGGGGATATTAGCCGACTTAGCGGTTGTTGTTCCGCAAGAGATTGCGGTGATCGGCTTTTCGAATACGCCCAACGCGAATGCACTTAATCCAGCGCTTTCTGCCGTTGTGCAACCCGCACGCTTGATGGGGGAGATTGGAGTACTTAAATTAAATGAACTTATGAAATCCAAGAATAAGGAAGTTGAATTTGAAACGATCGCCCTCGCTACCGAGTTAGTAATTCGTAAATCTTCTTTATAA
- a CDS encoding RNA polymerase sigma factor, with translation MDNIYIDKVLSGDRHAFRYFISTYKDMAFSIAISMLKNELFAEEVVQEAFVQAYLSLSNFKKEAKFSTWFYKILVRTAYKYRAKNKIVDAEFDLSKHDLPQQEAILQSLVRKEQSEIINDALMKIPSNESLILRLFYLEELSVKEITEITGWTENNSKVILHRARKSLSIVMKRLTENFQYGT, from the coding sequence ATGGATAATATCTATATAGATAAAGTATTATCCGGTGATCGCCATGCTTTTCGGTACTTTATAAGTACCTACAAGGACATGGCATTCTCCATTGCTATATCTATGCTTAAGAATGAGCTTTTTGCCGAAGAAGTTGTGCAAGAGGCTTTTGTGCAAGCCTATTTATCCCTGTCAAACTTTAAAAAGGAAGCTAAGTTTAGCACTTGGTTCTACAAAATCCTCGTCCGCACAGCGTATAAGTATCGGGCAAAAAACAAAATTGTTGACGCTGAATTTGATCTTTCCAAACATGATCTCCCACAGCAAGAAGCAATTTTACAGAGTTTAGTGCGGAAGGAACAAAGCGAAATCATCAACGATGCGCTAATGAAAATACCTTCCAATGAAAGCTTAATTCTGAGGCTTTTCTATTTGGAAGAACTCAGTGTGAAAGAGATTACAGAAATTACAGGATGGACCGAGAACAATAGTAAAGTTATCCTCCACCGTGCCCGTAAGAGCTTAAGTATAGTCATGAAAAGATTAACAGAAAATTTTCAATATGGAACCTAA
- a CDS encoding DUF2200 domain-containing protein: MKTTDKHNERIAKMIFGSVYPMYIQKVESKGRTKAELDEVITWLTGFDEKKIQELVEQRITFEEFFNQANLNPNANLITGVICGYRVEEIENPLTQKARYLDKLIDEIAKGRKMEKILRKPA; the protein is encoded by the coding sequence ATGAAAACAACAGATAAACATAATGAGCGAATTGCAAAAATGATCTTTGGCTCTGTATATCCCATGTATATTCAGAAAGTAGAGTCCAAAGGTAGAACGAAGGCAGAGCTTGATGAAGTGATTACCTGGCTTACTGGTTTTGACGAAAAGAAAATACAAGAGCTTGTTGAGCAACGCATCACTTTTGAAGAGTTCTTTAATCAGGCTAATCTTAATCCCAATGCAAATTTAATTACGGGTGTTATCTGTGGCTATCGCGTGGAGGAGATCGAGAATCCATTGACGCAAAAGGCGCGTTATTTAGATAAATTAATCGACGAAATTGCTAAGGGTAGAAAGATGGAAAAGATCCTCAGAAAACCCGCTTAA
- a CDS encoding lipid II:glycine glycyltransferase FemX, with the protein MIADLKEKEIKDIYRTSIIQQTAYWSKVKLLQGVETAAFNFKIDKADLPNQTPDTESFLIGDLLIVIQKLDAEHCIAYVPYGPEVEPVEDMQGYFLEQLSEALRTYLPKQCIMIRYDLSWQSLWANEDDCYDLHGNWLGAPDKRLQEIRLNYSTNHWNLRKANTDILPSNTIMMDLKKDTDTLLANMKPKTRYNINLAGRKDVKIRSLDLDSLDIWYELYRQTAQRNNFFLHDINYFRIVLTARANDTQSPADVYLLIAEVNDKPLAAMFLVVTGTRGTYLYGASATENRNYMATYALQWKAMQIAKEKGCTEYDFFGISPQADPAHPMYGLYRFKSGFGGQIYHRMGCWDYPLDQEKYAIYASMEFKNQSYHLS; encoded by the coding sequence ATGATTGCAGATTTGAAGGAGAAGGAAATTAAGGATATTTACCGAACTTCCATTATTCAGCAGACCGCTTACTGGTCAAAAGTTAAATTACTTCAAGGCGTCGAAACAGCGGCGTTTAACTTTAAGATTGACAAGGCAGATTTGCCAAATCAAACGCCCGATACAGAATCTTTCTTAATCGGTGACCTGTTGATTGTTATTCAGAAGTTGGATGCAGAGCATTGCATCGCTTACGTTCCTTATGGACCGGAAGTTGAACCTGTAGAAGATATGCAGGGTTACTTTTTGGAACAGCTTTCTGAAGCCCTTCGAACTTACCTTCCAAAACAATGCATCATGATTCGCTATGACTTGTCATGGCAATCCTTATGGGCCAATGAAGACGATTGTTATGACTTACACGGCAATTGGCTAGGGGCTCCAGACAAGCGTTTACAAGAAATTAGACTCAACTATAGCACTAATCATTGGAATCTTCGAAAGGCAAATACCGACATCCTCCCTTCCAACACCATTATGATGGATTTGAAGAAAGATACGGATACCTTATTAGCGAATATGAAGCCGAAGACACGCTATAATATCAACTTAGCGGGCAGAAAAGACGTTAAGATTCGGTCCCTCGACCTCGATAGTCTTGATATTTGGTATGAGCTCTATAGGCAGACTGCTCAGCGCAATAACTTCTTTCTGCATGATATTAATTATTTTCGGATCGTCCTAACGGCACGTGCTAACGACACACAATCGCCAGCCGATGTATATTTACTTATTGCGGAGGTTAACGACAAGCCTTTAGCTGCGATGTTCTTAGTGGTCACTGGTACGCGGGGAACCTATCTATATGGCGCTTCAGCAACAGAAAATAGAAACTATATGGCGACCTACGCCTTGCAATGGAAAGCAATGCAGATTGCAAAAGAAAAAGGCTGTACAGAATATGACTTCTTTGGCATTTCGCCGCAAGCTGATCCTGCCCATCCTATGTATGGACTCTATCGCTTCAAATCGGGATTTGGAGGCCAAATTTACCATCGTATGGGATGTTGGGACTATCCACTCGATCAAGAAAAGTATGCAATTTATGCATCAATGGAATTTAAGAATCAAAGCTATCACTTAAGCTAA
- a CDS encoding YwbE family protein — MSEGNTRANIKPGMIVNIILKKDQRSGNLTEGEVKDILTSSPYHSRGIKVRLTDGSVGRVAEIVEDDF, encoded by the coding sequence ATGAGCGAAGGAAATACTAGAGCGAATATAAAGCCCGGCATGATCGTTAATATTATTCTGAAAAAAGATCAACGCAGTGGGAATCTGACCGAAGGTGAAGTAAAAGATATTCTTACCTCTTCGCCTTATCATAGTCGAGGTATCAAAGTTCGACTGACAGACGGTTCTGTCGGTCGTGTCGCAGAAATTGTCGAAGACGACTTTTAA
- a CDS encoding thermonuclease family protein, which yields MRTFLISLLLFCSLCACESIQGFQQYVQVASDFPQQQEELGEFVRVASYIDGDTFWAIRADSTRMKIRLIGIDAPETKTVFNKKKHPYGAVSKAYLTEVLSKSPSVSLKFDVDSLDRYGRTLAYVFLEDGTFLNELMLRKGHAMTMTIPPNVKHQELLLAAQREARENGRGLWKEN from the coding sequence ATGCGTACTTTTTTAATTAGCCTTCTTCTTTTCTGTTCTTTATGTGCTTGTGAATCTATTCAGGGATTTCAGCAGTATGTTCAAGTCGCTTCTGATTTTCCTCAGCAGCAAGAGGAGCTAGGCGAGTTTGTTCGTGTTGCGAGTTATATAGATGGTGACACCTTCTGGGCAATTCGTGCTGACAGTACGCGCATGAAGATCCGATTAATCGGAATTGACGCTCCTGAAACCAAGACCGTGTTTAACAAGAAGAAGCATCCTTACGGTGCTGTGTCTAAAGCTTATTTAACTGAAGTGTTGAGTAAGAGTCCAAGTGTTTCACTAAAATTTGATGTTGACTCTCTCGATCGCTATGGAAGAACACTAGCCTATGTCTTTTTGGAAGATGGCACTTTCTTAAATGAACTTATGCTCCGTAAAGGTCACGCGATGACGATGACAATCCCTCCAAATGTAAAGCATCAGGAGCTTTTACTGGCCGCACAACGAGAGGCAAGAGAAAACGGACGTGGGCTCTGGAAGGAGAATTAG
- a CDS encoding GNAT family N-acetyltransferase — protein sequence MFINLQTERLDIRPLDMYDSAFILKLLNTEGWIQFIGDKEVHELEDALAYIHWILKKDNFYYHVVRNKADFEPIGVVTLLYRDTYQHPDVGFAFLPEQNGKGYAYEAVSTYLEALRNATPHIQLLALVMPSNHRSIRLIEKLGFRFQEEDVEEGLMEYRF from the coding sequence ATGTTTATCAATTTACAGACCGAAAGATTAGATATTCGTCCATTAGATATGTACGACTCCGCCTTTATCCTCAAGTTGCTAAATACAGAGGGCTGGATCCAATTTATTGGGGATAAGGAAGTTCATGAGCTCGAAGATGCCTTAGCTTATATCCACTGGATCTTGAAAAAGGACAATTTCTATTACCATGTTGTCCGTAATAAAGCTGATTTCGAACCTATTGGCGTCGTGACTCTGCTCTACCGAGATACCTATCAACATCCCGACGTTGGATTCGCTTTTCTTCCCGAACAAAACGGTAAAGGATATGCCTATGAAGCCGTTTCAACCTATTTAGAGGCTCTCCGCAATGCTACTCCCCATATCCAATTGCTGGCATTAGTGATGCCTTCCAACCATCGATCCATACGTCTTATCGAGAAACTAGGATTTAGATTTCAAGAAGAAGATGTAGAGGAGGGACTGATGGAGTATAGATTTTAA
- a CDS encoding TonB-dependent receptor, which produces MKFNTITFGIIGTCLSIFLYHPLSAQEKRATLTGTAYETVNGRLVPLRQATLSIQNMGISLSTDGSGKFEFKDLPTGKIALHGQFVGKVSLDTAINLIDNQQIQLVFRDNSFRLDEVGVTAEASSKNAATSSVIGRAAIEHLQANSLADVMSLMPGARASNPDLTNSKQINIRQIVGASSDNFNAFGTSIIVNGAPTSNNANMQVMNPVGVGLNSSMSGGASAAGGIDVRNIPIQNIESVEVIRGIPSVEYGDVASGAVIVNQKAGKQPLTIEARTNPNLYSFMANQGIQLAESKGALNLGADYSYNVTKPEEGNVFYQRATFNTLYSRGLLNNRLSTNTALAFNFGKSTRKQNPDDERTFLETSGKEVGFNLNTNGTLSFTDKWLKNIRYTLSGNYQHKDSYLKSQYTNATAPYSMTYTDGAVLSNRPGQAIYDADGNQITNIPAGEESLYAVYLPATYVGEYGIDGREFSGFAKAMASFFNKVGNTQHKWVIGADFKYDKNFGDGKQFVDSLPPIRNSQVPNSTTRKRTFREVPGLQQFGLFAQENFTAHFGAHDLNIEAGIRYDLFSGGHSALSPRINANFELIPNVLTLRGGYGLLAKAPSLTYLHPERAYFEYVNINELASTIPADQQLFITTTRVFDTENSDLKIAKNKKSELGFDLQLGKSQLRVTGFQEQLIDGYSYSYLPNSFQSVDYIEYKRANANADLVGTHNPILSKYFMPNNTNRLEKKGVEMELHLKRIDAIRTQFSINGMYLWRKAFSSNYTYYDSESGLGATNRTHVGLYAPDMEVNYHKAASTSIRATHNIPSIGLAITLTAETIWNDTNWKVYGNDSIPLSYISKYDGQVYDFDPSKKDEAEFKNIVRKVSRPEELKESLPAFMNFNINITKEIRDIMRVSFFANNMFRSYPNHRSDRVKSEYISRNSNNPYFFGLNLALIIK; this is translated from the coding sequence ATGAAATTTAATACCATTACGTTCGGAATCATCGGGACTTGCTTAAGCATATTCTTATACCATCCACTTTCCGCACAGGAGAAACGAGCAACACTAACAGGGACTGCTTATGAAACGGTGAACGGCAGACTTGTTCCTTTACGACAAGCGACACTCAGCATTCAAAATATGGGCATTAGTTTATCGACTGATGGTTCTGGGAAATTTGAATTTAAGGATCTTCCGACCGGAAAGATCGCTTTACACGGACAATTTGTTGGGAAGGTATCGCTAGATACGGCTATAAATCTAATTGATAATCAGCAGATTCAATTGGTTTTTCGAGACAACTCGTTTAGGTTGGATGAGGTTGGCGTTACTGCGGAGGCCTCTTCAAAAAATGCGGCAACGAGTTCCGTTATCGGCCGGGCAGCGATTGAGCATTTGCAGGCGAATAGCTTAGCGGATGTGATGAGCTTAATGCCCGGAGCGCGGGCGTCGAATCCGGATTTAACGAATTCAAAACAAATCAACATTCGTCAAATTGTTGGCGCGAGCTCTGATAATTTCAATGCCTTCGGTACATCAATTATTGTCAATGGGGCACCGACTTCGAACAACGCGAATATGCAAGTCATGAATCCTGTAGGCGTAGGATTAAATTCCTCGATGTCAGGGGGCGCTTCTGCCGCTGGTGGAATTGATGTACGTAATATTCCTATTCAAAATATCGAGTCCGTTGAGGTTATTCGCGGTATTCCTTCCGTTGAATATGGCGATGTTGCTTCGGGTGCTGTGATTGTTAACCAAAAGGCGGGAAAGCAACCTTTAACCATTGAAGCGAGAACGAATCCCAATTTGTATTCTTTTATGGCAAATCAAGGGATTCAATTAGCAGAATCAAAAGGCGCTTTAAATTTAGGTGCTGATTATAGTTATAATGTCACTAAGCCTGAAGAAGGCAATGTTTTTTATCAACGAGCGACATTTAATACGTTATATAGCCGAGGATTATTGAATAATCGTCTTTCTACAAATACCGCATTAGCGTTTAATTTTGGTAAATCGACGCGTAAGCAGAACCCTGACGACGAACGTACATTTCTTGAAACATCCGGTAAGGAAGTTGGCTTTAACCTGAATACCAATGGTACACTGTCTTTTACTGACAAATGGTTGAAAAATATACGTTACACGTTAAGTGGTAATTATCAGCATAAGGATTCGTATTTAAAGTCACAATATACGAATGCGACAGCGCCATATTCCATGACCTATACTGACGGAGCTGTATTATCGAACAGGCCTGGGCAAGCGATTTACGATGCAGATGGAAATCAAATAACAAATATCCCTGCTGGCGAGGAAAGCTTATATGCGGTTTATTTACCTGCTACCTATGTTGGTGAGTATGGTATTGATGGACGTGAGTTTTCGGGCTTTGCAAAAGCGATGGCGTCGTTCTTTAATAAGGTCGGGAATACACAACATAAATGGGTTATTGGTGCTGATTTTAAGTACGATAAGAATTTTGGGGATGGAAAGCAATTTGTCGACTCACTACCCCCGATTAGGAACTCGCAGGTTCCTAATTCGACAACTAGAAAGCGTACATTCCGCGAGGTTCCCGGACTTCAACAATTCGGTTTGTTTGCGCAAGAGAATTTTACTGCCCATTTTGGCGCGCACGATCTGAATATTGAAGCAGGTATTCGTTATGACTTATTTAGTGGCGGCCATTCGGCCTTATCACCACGTATTAATGCAAATTTCGAATTGATACCGAATGTGTTAACTCTTCGTGGGGGCTACGGATTATTAGCAAAGGCGCCGAGCTTAACCTATTTACATCCTGAGCGCGCGTACTTTGAGTATGTAAACATCAATGAATTGGCGTCCACAATTCCCGCGGATCAGCAATTGTTTATCACTACGACGCGCGTCTTCGACACTGAAAATAGTGATTTGAAGATTGCGAAAAATAAGAAATCGGAGCTGGGTTTTGATTTGCAACTTGGCAAATCGCAGTTACGTGTAACTGGTTTTCAAGAGCAATTAATCGATGGATACAGTTACAGCTATTTGCCTAATTCTTTTCAAAGCGTCGATTATATAGAATACAAGCGAGCGAATGCGAACGCTGATTTGGTAGGAACACACAATCCGATCTTATCGAAATATTTCATGCCGAACAATACCAACCGCTTAGAAAAGAAAGGGGTGGAGATGGAGCTTCACTTAAAGCGTATTGACGCGATTCGGACCCAGTTTAGCATAAATGGTATGTATTTATGGCGTAAAGCGTTCTCATCGAATTATACCTACTATGACAGTGAGAGTGGTTTAGGGGCAACCAACAGAACACATGTTGGACTTTATGCTCCGGACATGGAGGTGAACTATCATAAAGCAGCAAGTACGTCGATTCGTGCGACTCACAATATTCCGTCGATTGGACTTGCTATTACTTTAACGGCAGAGACTATTTGGAACGATACGAATTGGAAGGTTTATGGAAATGACTCGATTCCATTAAGTTACATTAGTAAATACGACGGACAAGTTTATGATTTCGACCCGAGTAAGAAGGATGAAGCCGAATTTAAAAACATTGTTCGTAAAGTCAGTCGTCCGGAAGAGTTGAAAGAAAGCTTACCTGCTTTCATGAATTTCAATATTAATATTACCAAGGAAATTCGGGATATTATGCGTGTTTCGTTCTTCGCGAACAATATGTTTAGGTCTTATCCTAACCATCGTTCAGATCGTGTGAAATCAGAATATATCAGTCGAAATTCCAATAATCCATACTTCTTTGGATTAAATCTCGCTCTTATTATTAAATAA
- a CDS encoding DUF4876 domain-containing protein, protein MKIKYTLFGLVAAASISSACSRIDNGLDTDDIAYMSLNVTANPASAGIQTTEGLKIVLENFSEGYRIEHTMTEGVNRIEKLIPGTYSINITGNVEQDGKTYYLNGSKVNYLVVKDSESISIDVNGASVGPLAFSELFYAGTEPFYFRNQFYEIINNSDETVYLDGLHFANLVPGAATTNLPVWPEEDAGQYVYAERIWKIPGSGREYPLAPGESFSIAQFAANHKLAQYNPKSPIDCSTSEFEFNMNNANFPDQPAADMQHVFYNGLAGKGSLPQYLTSVMGGAYVIFRIPEGKAYDPVGNKALQTRNLATTSATLYAKIPLDFVMDAVECGQNENMITAKRVASVLDAGMTYVGASYNSKGVRRKTSGKNAAGLPILQDTNNSTEDFERLVTPQFRFFGEGIPSWSSAK, encoded by the coding sequence ATGAAAATTAAATATACTTTATTCGGCCTTGTCGCAGCGGCAAGTATTAGTAGTGCTTGCAGCCGCATTGACAATGGTCTAGATACGGACGACATTGCTTACATGAGTTTAAATGTTACAGCAAATCCTGCTTCCGCAGGTATTCAAACCACAGAAGGTCTTAAGATAGTATTGGAAAACTTTTCGGAGGGTTATCGCATCGAGCATACGATGACTGAAGGCGTTAATCGAATTGAAAAATTAATTCCCGGTACATATTCGATAAATATTACAGGTAATGTCGAGCAGGATGGGAAGACTTATTATTTGAACGGTAGTAAGGTGAACTATCTAGTCGTTAAAGATAGTGAATCGATTAGCATAGATGTTAATGGTGCGTCTGTAGGACCATTAGCTTTTAGTGAGTTGTTTTATGCTGGTACGGAGCCATTTTACTTTAGAAATCAGTTTTATGAAATCATCAATAACTCGGATGAAACGGTTTACTTAGATGGTCTTCATTTTGCGAATTTGGTTCCAGGTGCTGCGACAACGAATCTTCCGGTATGGCCTGAAGAAGATGCGGGTCAATATGTTTACGCGGAGCGTATTTGGAAAATTCCAGGAAGTGGAAGGGAGTATCCTTTAGCGCCTGGAGAATCTTTTAGTATTGCACAGTTTGCTGCGAATCATAAATTGGCGCAGTATAATCCTAAATCGCCAATCGATTGTTCGACGTCGGAATTTGAATTTAATATGAACAATGCGAACTTCCCGGATCAACCAGCGGCTGATATGCAGCATGTTTTTTATAATGGTTTAGCGGGAAAGGGAAGCTTGCCGCAATACTTGACTTCCGTTATGGGGGGTGCATACGTAATTTTCAGGATCCCGGAAGGTAAAGCTTACGATCCTGTAGGCAATAAAGCCTTGCAGACGCGTAATCTAGCGACAACGTCGGCAACACTTTACGCGAAGATACCGTTGGATTTTGTGATGGATGCTGTTGAATGTGGACAAAATGAGAATATGATTACCGCCAAGCGTGTTGCCTCCGTTTTAGATGCCGGGATGACCTATGTTGGCGCGAGTTATAACTCCAAAGGGGTACGTCGTAAAACCTCAGGAAAGAACGCGGCGGGATTGCCTATTCTGCAAGATACAAACAACAGTACAGAAGATTTTGAACGTTTGGTTACTCCACAATTTCGCTTTTTTGGGGAAGGAATTCCAAGTTGGTCCAGTGCAAAATAA
- a CDS encoding DUF6850 family outer membrane beta-barrel protein, with product MKKIYQVLTLSACFAWTVPASAQEGTQSIIEQEQEIEYLQWEHSHNAAGLTLDQPKQHSSVAGGYSKTTGNFRRPQTGETLSDLNLYTRGNLYLKNSYVQGYFKYSRNRIEDAEYNTSLIDPFRGMPYAYADTNSSDWLNQHYAIGFKASSATLGEKWHIGVSGNYKASSGAKQRDIRTVNKYYQLDLQPSVIYSIDEQNHLGANFFYKNYKEESNNSNAIDYESQPYYALLGLGNSINYLGSGRTTNYLGDALGGGLQYQYQGPVKVLLQANYTVLAEDAEISFTNARPGGSILKKEWDGSLQLQKGSDLYLHGFRADFLTSKSKGIEYINEFVSGIDSEGYYTRFQSVRSTYERKAFSGKYELLRKSGDAYNWKASARVGYSKMDDRYLIPASRMFAENLLYGLEAHKLFNLSTALKSQLSIGLKVNLNKNLSGAYDYSGSDAETITVTDLETRNYQYYKADYQQFEVPIYYAQQLRASSNVQLFVKGNLGILKTDSYTFKDRKSFNFSVGATF from the coding sequence ATGAAAAAAATATATCAAGTACTTACCCTTTCAGCCTGTTTCGCTTGGACAGTACCAGCATCAGCGCAGGAAGGAACGCAATCTATTATTGAGCAAGAGCAAGAGATCGAATACTTACAGTGGGAGCATAGTCATAATGCTGCCGGCTTAACCTTAGATCAGCCAAAGCAACATTCTAGTGTGGCTGGAGGCTACTCGAAAACAACTGGCAATTTCCGTCGTCCACAAACAGGGGAAACATTGAGCGATTTAAATCTATATACACGTGGTAATCTTTATTTAAAGAACTCCTATGTACAGGGATATTTTAAATATTCTAGAAATAGAATTGAAGATGCGGAATATAATACTTCGCTAATTGACCCATTCCGTGGGATGCCTTATGCCTATGCCGATACGAATTCGTCAGATTGGTTGAATCAGCATTATGCAATAGGTTTTAAGGCTTCCAGTGCCACGCTCGGGGAGAAATGGCACATTGGTGTGTCGGGAAATTACAAGGCATCCTCTGGGGCTAAACAACGTGATATTAGAACCGTTAATAAATACTATCAGCTCGATTTACAACCTAGTGTTATATATTCTATTGATGAGCAAAATCACTTGGGTGCAAATTTCTTTTATAAGAATTATAAAGAAGAATCGAATAACAGTAATGCGATAGACTATGAATCGCAGCCATATTATGCTTTGTTAGGTTTAGGGAATTCGATTAATTACCTAGGATCAGGACGTACTACGAATTACCTTGGCGATGCCCTAGGCGGTGGTTTACAATATCAGTATCAGGGTCCAGTTAAGGTTTTATTGCAAGCGAATTATACCGTACTGGCTGAAGATGCAGAGATATCGTTTACCAATGCACGGCCTGGAGGTTCTATTTTGAAAAAGGAGTGGGATGGAAGTCTACAGTTGCAAAAAGGAAGTGACTTGTATTTACACGGTTTTCGTGCGGACTTTTTGACTTCGAAGAGCAAAGGAATTGAATATATAAATGAGTTTGTCAGTGGGATAGATAGTGAAGGCTACTACACCCGCTTCCAGAGTGTTCGCTCCACTTACGAGCGAAAGGCTTTTTCTGGAAAATATGAATTACTACGCAAATCAGGCGATGCCTACAATTGGAAAGCTTCGGCGCGTGTGGGTTATTCTAAAATGGACGATCGGTACTTAATTCCGGCTTCGCGTATGTTTGCTGAGAATCTTCTTTATGGTCTAGAAGCCCATAAATTGTTTAATTTATCAACAGCTTTAAAGTCTCAGCTATCAATCGGTTTGAAAGTGAATTTAAATAAGAATCTATCTGGAGCTTACGATTACAGCGGTTCGGATGCTGAAACTATAACAGTCACTGATTTGGAGACTCGCAATTATCAGTATTACAAAGCCGACTATCAACAATTTGAAGTTCCAATTTACTATGCACAGCAATTGCGAGCAAGTTCGAACGTGCAGCTGTTTGTAAAAGGCAATCTCGGAATTTTAAAGACCGATTCTTACACATTTAAAGATCGCAAATCATTTAATTTTAGTGTTGGAGCGACATTTTAA